A section of the Jannaschia sp. S6380 genome encodes:
- a CDS encoding sugar ABC transporter substrate-binding protein: MRHDIFDHMLRTGKISRRTVLRGAAATAGLAAAGGLAPRAAMADAHGNLRAEILQIPGVGSGSPTDADWQRVGEMCLGSTRETVEEGEFEGVELTFMGLNNQNTHNFLFRGFLKSWEDYTGARINWIDLAQADYNARLQQSIATGTVDFDIIEMGAPFEGDVLGRGMASEMPGWVADIIDMDDYVDYLKAPVGTWDGKTYRVSIDGDCHTFAYRKDYYDSEELAAAWAEAGNEGPWAPPETWEQVNAHSKFLAGKTDPLTGLPAHGFLDPLKGWGGFGFYFLEDRATPYAKHPDDPAWLFDPDTMKPRVNNPAFVQAIQDVMDLIATEGAYPADQINADPGTTAFQQFLAGTGGALTWWGDVGAAARTSDTSVVGDVAAFSTNPAAERVYNAQSGEWEEGRNESPNLAYIGWGVYVMAKTEEDAKKNKAAWSAAAHLGGKDLSLWASAYPSGFQPYRNSHFQYEEWEAAGYDRAYIEDFLGANLDSYNHPNGAIEPRIPGIFQYYSVAEDELAKGYAGQYGSAQETADAIAAAWEEITDQIGRDSQIALYKASLGM; the protein is encoded by the coding sequence ATGAGACATGACATCTTCGACCACATGCTGCGCACCGGCAAGATCAGCCGCCGGACCGTTCTGCGGGGGGCCGCGGCGACCGCGGGCCTGGCCGCCGCGGGCGGGCTTGCGCCGCGCGCCGCCATGGCCGACGCGCATGGCAACCTGCGCGCCGAGATCCTGCAGATCCCCGGCGTGGGGTCCGGCAGTCCGACCGACGCCGACTGGCAGCGCGTGGGCGAGATGTGCCTCGGCTCCACCCGCGAGACGGTGGAGGAAGGCGAGTTCGAGGGGGTCGAGCTGACCTTCATGGGGCTGAACAACCAGAACACGCACAACTTCCTGTTCCGCGGCTTCCTGAAGTCGTGGGAGGATTACACCGGCGCCAGGATCAACTGGATCGATCTGGCGCAGGCCGACTACAACGCCCGCCTGCAGCAGAGCATCGCCACCGGCACCGTCGATTTCGACATCATCGAGATGGGCGCACCGTTCGAGGGCGACGTGCTGGGTCGCGGCATGGCGTCCGAGATGCCCGGGTGGGTCGCCGACATCATCGACATGGACGATTACGTCGATTACCTGAAGGCCCCCGTCGGCACCTGGGACGGCAAGACCTATCGCGTGTCGATCGACGGCGACTGCCACACCTTCGCCTACCGCAAGGACTACTACGACAGCGAGGAGTTGGCCGCAGCCTGGGCCGAAGCCGGGAACGAAGGTCCCTGGGCCCCGCCCGAGACGTGGGAGCAGGTGAACGCCCATTCCAAGTTCCTGGCTGGCAAGACCGATCCGCTGACCGGGCTGCCCGCGCATGGTTTCCTCGACCCGTTAAAGGGTTGGGGCGGGTTCGGGTTCTACTTCCTGGAGGACCGCGCGACGCCCTATGCCAAGCATCCCGACGACCCGGCCTGGCTGTTCGACCCCGACACGATGAAGCCGCGCGTCAACAACCCGGCCTTCGTGCAGGCGATCCAGGACGTCATGGACCTGATCGCGACCGAAGGCGCCTATCCGGCCGACCAGATCAACGCCGATCCCGGCACGACCGCGTTTCAGCAATTCCTCGCCGGCACCGGCGGCGCGCTGACCTGGTGGGGCGACGTGGGCGCGGCGGCGCGGACGTCGGACACGTCGGTCGTGGGCGACGTCGCGGCCTTCTCGACCAACCCGGCGGCGGAGCGTGTCTACAACGCGCAATCGGGCGAGTGGGAAGAGGGGCGCAACGAGAGCCCGAACCTCGCCTATATCGGCTGGGGCGTCTACGTGATGGCCAAGACCGAGGAGGACGCGAAGAAGAACAAGGCGGCCTGGTCGGCGGCGGCGCATCTGGGCGGCAAGGACCTGTCGCTCTGGGCTTCGGCCTATCCGTCGGGCTTCCAGCCCTACCGCAACTCGCATTTCCAGTACGAGGAATGGGAGGCGGCGGGCTACGACCGCGCATATATCGAGGACTTCCTGGGCGCGAACCTCGACAGCTACAATCACCCCAACGGCGCCATCGAGCCGCGGATCCCCGGCATCTTCCAGTATTATTCCGTGGCCGAGGACGAGTTGGCCAAGGGCTATGCCGGACAATACGGCAGCGCGCAGGAGACGGCCGACGCCATCGCCGCCGCATGGGAGGAGATCACCGATCAGATCGGCCGCGACAGTCAAATCGCGCTCTATAAGGCGTCGCTGGGCATGTGA